A stretch of DNA from Staphylococcus sp. KG4-3:
TTTGTTCTGGCGTGCCTTGTTTTTCAGTGTTTATCTCCCAAATATAACCTGGTGTAATATCATATTGTTTAGAGAAATATTTAAATGCACCTTCACTTGTAATCATGGCTCTCCGATCTTTTGGTATATCATTGAATTTTTCATGACTCTCTTTATTTAACTCTTCTAATTTAGCGATATAATCTTTGCTGTGCGATTTGATATCATCATTATGTGCTTTATCGTGTTTAAGTAAGGTATCTCTAATTGTTTCTACGTATTTTATTCCATTTTCAAGGCTTAACCAAGCATGTGGGTCTTGTTTACTTTCATCGCCTTCAGCATCGTTTAAGTATAATGGTTTTACTTTGTCAGACACTTTTACCACACTGTCATCTTTTGCTGACTTACCAGCTTGAGATAAGGCTTTATCAAACCAACCATTACCTGTTTCTAAATTTAAGCCGTTATAAAAAACGATATCAGCATCAGTTAACGCTTTAATATCTTTAGGCTTAACTTCGTATTCATGTGGATCTTGGCCTATTGGTACGATACTGTGAATTTCAACGTTTTTGCCGCCAGCGTTTTTAACCATGTCATATAAAATAGAGTTTGTTGTTACAACTTTTAATTTTTCGTTAGAATTTGAACCTGAGTCATTCTTGTCGTTACCACAGGCTGCTAAAAATAGTAAAAATATTAAAGCGAGTGATAGTAATTTCTTCATGTTTGTTGTCCTCTCTTTTTAAAAAGTTCTAATTTAGTTAAAGCAAAAATAACGATATAAATTAAGAATGCGAAGAATACAATCGTTGCACCACTAGGGATGTTATAAACGTAGCTGAAATATAGTCCGACAATAGCACTTACAGTACTAATTAGACTAGCCACAATCATCATGGTATGTAATTTTTTAGAAATTAAAAATGCGGCAGATGCTGGTGTTATAAGTAAAGCTACCACCAGTATAATACCGACAGTTTGAATGCTTGCTACAGTTACAAGAGATAGTAATAGCATTACAAAGTAATGAATTAATGTTGTATTTAGGCCACTCATTCTGCTGAATACTGGATCGAATGTTGAAACCATTAAAGGTCTATAAAAAACAATAATTAATAACATTACTAAAACTCCAACAACGATAGTTGACCAGAATGTGACTTGTGTAACTGCGAGTAAATTACCGAATAAAATATGATATAAATCGGTAGTACTATTGATTAAACTGACTAATATAATACCCAAAGCTAAAAATGCAGTATAGCTAATGCCAATAGCTGCGTCGGATTTGGTTTTACTATTTTTAGTAATAAAACCAATAAAAATACTTGCCACCATCCCAGTTGCTAAAGCACCAATAAACATAGGTATATTGAATAAAAATGATAATGCTACACCTGGTAGTACGGCATGGCTCATGGCATCTCCCATTAATGAAAGGCCTCTAAGAACAATAAGAGAGCCGACTGTTCCGCATACAATACCTACAACAATTGAAATAATTAATGCATTACTTAAAAATTTATAATCGAGTAATTGTTGAAAAAATTCCATTATAAGTTACGTCCTTTCTAAAATACTAGGCAGTTTCATGTTGTGACGGAGCACTTATAAATGTGTTGTTTAAATGCTCAGGTTTCATAGCAGTGCTGCTGTCCCCAAAGTAACGAATATTTCTGTTTAAAAGAATTACGCGATCAAAATATTCATCAGTTTTTGATAAATCATGATGTACAATGAGCAGTAATTTTCCGGATTCTTTTAGAATTCGTAATTGTGACATAATGATTTGTTCACTGTGAAAGTCAATTCCAACAAAAGGTTCATCTAGTAAGTATAATGTGCTATCAGTCATTAAAGCGCGAGCTACTAGCACACGTTGTAACTGTCCACCACTTAGTTCTGAAATTTGACGATGACGTAAATCTTTTAATTCTAAGGTATCCATTAATTGATTTAATCTTTTTTTTGTTTCGGGATTTACCCATTTAAACCACCCTATATCTTTATATGCACCTGACATGACCACATGCTCCACATTAATAGGAAAATCTAGGTCAATATGCGCTTTTTGTGGGATATAAGTTATAGATTTTAAATCATTTTGTATGGGAGAACCATTTAATTGGGCTTTGCCTGTCGATTTAAATTCTCCGATAAGAGATTTAATTAAAGATGATTTCCCAGCTCCATTAGGACCCATAATCCCGATTATTTCACCATTAATGGGGATGGATAAATTAACATTTTGTAGAACATGTTTATTTCCTAATGTAAGATTCAAATTTTCAACTTCTAGCATTTTCATCCTCCTTAATAATAATTTTAGGTTAACCTAATTTCATTTATAATATACCATGAACTTTTAGCGTGTCAAGTCGATTCGTGATACAATAAGATGAATGACTTGAGAGGTGAGATAATGCTAACTGAAGAAAAGGAAGATTATTTAAAAGCAATTTTAACGCATGATGGCGACCATTCTTTCGTTTCAAACAAAACACTTTCCCAATATTTAAATATTAAACCACCTTCTGTAAGTGAAATGGTTAATCGTTTAGAAAAGTCGGGATATGTAGAAACTAAACCTTATAAAGGTGTGAAACTTTCTGAAACGGGTTTAACTTATACTTTAGATATAATTAAACGTCATCGTTTATTGGAATTATTTTTAATAAAAATTTTGCAATATAATTGGGAAGAAGTGCATCAAGAAGCAGAGGTATTAGAACATAGAGTATCTCATTTGTTTGTTGATCGTTTAGATAAATTATTAGATTACCCAATAACGTGTCCTCATGGGGGCGTAATACCAAGAGAAAATCAATATAAAGAACTATACACAACGAATCTATTGTCTTTTGAAACTGGTGATATAGTAACAATTAAAAGAGTACGTGATAGAACGGACTTATTAATTTATTTATCAAGTAAAGCAATTTTAATAGATGAGCAAATAGAAATTATCAATAGAGATGATACCAACAAAGTCATTATTGTTAAAAAAGGTGATCAAGTTACAGTATTAAGCTATGATAACGCAGCACATATCTATGCAGAAAAATGATGCTGCAAATTGAGCTTTGACATATGCTGTATTCAAAAAAAGCACCTCCACTTTATGAAGGTGCTTAAACTATCGTTAATGATACCCCCTCCAAGTAATCATAAAAAAATGAAAACTTTGGAGGGGGTTTATTTGCATATCTCATGAAGGCGTTTACCTAGTTTCTGATACCAATCTAACTAGGTTTTTAGGTTGTAAAATAAACATGAAACAATTGATAAATAGTAAATAGATTGATTGCTATCCAAATAATACTAAAAATGAATGTAGGTATATAAGTTAATGATTTAAGAGTTGAGCCATCCCAAGTAACTGATTGGTGTGAAAATGTTAGTTTAAAAATAGTCCATGAGGATTGTATAACCTCGCCTAAAAGTACACCTAGAATGAAATGATAGGTGATTGCTACAATGTAAAACATCATGAGTTGATTATCGCTTTGGAATAAGAAATAAAGCAAAGTAAATAACAATATTACAATGATAATTGGCAATAGTTTTCTGGAAGTTAATATTAAAAAATATATAAAAATGATTAAGTATGCCGTAATAAATAAACTAGGATACTGTGAATCTAGTGCCCAAAAACCAATAAATAACATTAGTGGTGGCATAACATACCCGCCAAAAGTGGTAATGGATTGTCCTAAGCGTGATTTGGATTGAGTAATGGCGAAACCTTGTTGAGAAGTCTCGATACGTTCTGAAGGTGAGGAAACAATCACTAAATCTTTAGCTTTACCGCCACTTATTTTATTAAATAAGATATGTCCGAATTCATGTGTTAATACGGGGATGTAATTTAAGTATATATCTAAAATTTGATTTATTGGTTTGTTGCGATAAGAATGAATCAAAACATATATTAAAGCTATCAACACGACCCAGTATAAATTGAGTTGTATTAAAGAGCTAAAAAATGATTGTAAATATGACATAATATAACCTCGATTTTAGTTTTCAATAAACGCTTTTATAGAAAGTAAAAACAGTCATAGCGCAATATTAAGTATAAAGTAAATTTTGAAATAAAGCATTTGGACTTTGGATGTAGATTTTGAATAAAAAGATGATTAGTATCTACTTATATTATATGGAGGAATCATAATGTGTTAATATAACAATCATAAACTATAATGATAAAGCGCTATAAATGAGTTAGGAGATTCTAAAACATGACGGGAAGCAACAAAGCAAATAAAGTAAATGTGTTATCTGTATATTTTGATAACGTTACTCTAGAGGAAATGCAAGACAATATTAAACAATTTTTCTTAACATTAAGTTCTAGAAGTTTGTTTATTGTAACTGCAAATCCTGAAATTGTAGATTATGCTACGGAGAATGAGAATTATAGAAATTTAATAAACCGTGCAGATTATGTAGTGCCGGATGGGACTGGCATCGTTAAGGCAGCGAGAATACTTAATACGCCTTTAAAATCCAGAGTTCCAGGTATTGAATTGATGGAAGCATGTTTAAAAATTGCTAATGTAAATCAACAAAAAGTATTTCTACTAGGTGCTGAAAATGATGTTGTTAAAACGGCGCAACATAAACTAGCTGAAAAATACCCTAATATTATTTTTGATTACCACCATGGTTTTTTTGATTTATCAGAGGAGATGGTATTAAAACAAGTAACTTCTTTTGATCCGGATTATGTGTTTGTTGGTATGGGTTATCCAAGACAAGAACAGTGGATAGAACGTCACTTAGATCAATTTAACCAAACAGTGTTAATGGGGGTAGGTGGATCAATCGAAGTATTCAGTGGTGCAAAAAAACGAGCACCTATGGTATTTAGGAAGTTAAATATTGAATGGATTTATCGCTTGTTAATTGATTGGAAGCGTATAGGTAGAATGAAATCGATACCTAAATTTTTATTTAAAGTAGCTAAAGTTAAATTTAAAAAATAGTGAAAAAGGATTGGGACAGAAATATATTTTATTTAAAAATATTTCGTCATCTTTTCCTATAAAATGATTAAGGCTGAGACAAATTTTAATTGTCTCAGCCTTTTCTGTCGTATGATCAGTTTAAACATTACATATGCTTTAGTTAATCAAAATAGATTTAATATTAGTAGTTAACTTTGATTTAATCGTTATTAATATTATACATTATCTTTAAAGTGTGGGATTTAGATGTGGATATTAATTTAAAATAATACATTTCTACTAATTAGAATATCTGATATATCTGTTATTAATTGGTTATTACTTACTTTTATTGCTCTTATAACTAGCGCTTGAAATTTTACCGCCGGAAACAATTATATCTTTATCTTGAAACGGTTCATTGTTAAAGAAGCGATTTAAAATATCTTTTACACCTTCTTCAATTCGTTCTTGTGCTTCTAAAGTCATACCAGAATAATGCACTGTCATTGCATTTCTAGGCATAGTTCTCCATGAATGATCAGCTGGTGCTGGCTGCGGGTACCATACATCTCCAGCATATCCTTGGATGTGTTTTGCAGTTAAAAGTTCTACTAAATCATTTGTGTTTACAATTTTACCACGTGCAGTATTTACTAGATAACTACCAACTTTCATACGGCTTAATACATTATAATCAAATAAATTGTCTGTATCTGGTGTTAAAGGTGCATGTATTGTAAGTGCATCGCTAGTAGAAACAAGTTCATCAAAATTAACAAATTTAGAATCTTTGTTATCTTTTTGGTTAATTGGATCATAATGTTGAATTTTAACGTTAAATGGTGCAAGTCTTTCAGCAACAAGTTGACCAATTCTACCAAAACCGAAAATACCTATTGTTTTATTTTGTAATTCGTGTGCGTGGTTTCCAACTTTAGATAAATTCCACTCACCTGCAACAGACTGACGATGTCCTTCTTCGTAGTTACGTAATAAAATGAGAAGATCCATAACTGCATGTTCAGCTACACTAACGGTATTACTACCAGTTACTTCAACTACGCCGATATTGTTTTCACTAGCAGCTTGTAGATCTATGTGATCAGAACCTACACCAGCAGTAATCGCTAATTTTAAGTTTGGTGATTTTTCTATACGTTCTTTTGTCATGTATGCTGGATAGAAGGGCGCGCTAATTACAACGTCCATATCTGATAAATGCTTGTCTAAGTCCGCGTTATTATCTGTTAATATAACGAGTTCGTGTCCTTTTTCTTCTAAAAATGGAATTAAACCGATTGCTTTCTTAGTGTTTAATAATTGGTTTTCTTGGCCCTCTATATACTCTGGGAATAATGCTACAATTTTCATAATATACACTCCTAATTTTTTTATTGAGTTATTTCTATGATGAAAAGCACTTATTACGTTGAGTGATTCATATTTAAATTGAATCAAAAAAGTACTTGATGGATTTGTATAAACCACCTCCTTGAATGTTAATACGTTCAGTGAGGGGAGTAACAAATACAGCACCAAGTACTTTTTGACAATCCCTTTAATATTTATAACTTTTTAATATTTACTCAATACATTGTATGCATTAGTAACTTATAAAAAGTTGAAGTAAATTATAAATGATAATGATATAGTTAGTTTTTAAAATCTATTCAATATTTTGATCGAAAACAAATATAGAAACAACTTCGTCGTCTTCTAAAGAGAGGTCGGTAAATAGTTTAACGAATTTTGCTCCGACAAGTTCTTCCATTTCAGTTGGTGGACTTTGTTTATATAATGCTTTTACTTCTTCAGTCCTTCCATATTTAAGCATACTCTCTAAATCTTTATTACGCAAATAAAGATTTTCAACTTTGCTTAAACTACCGGTCATGTGAACTACAGCCCAATTGTCTTTAAAGAAAACTTTAACAGTCTCTGGACCCTTGCCGATATAAGTTTTTCTATAAGCACGAACTAAATTAGCGAATGCCTGGGTTTTATTATTTTTTTCTATGATATTCACCCCATTTGCTAAATAATATTTATTATTATAGACACATAAATATATGGTAACGCTTTTAATATACTTTGAAAAGTGCTTTGTTTGTAATTCACTAATTCAAAAGTTTATAAAGTATAAAAAGCCCTAGCACTGAATATGAAATCAATGCTAGGGGGGTATCACGTTTTATATTATTTTACGACAAATCTAGAATTGTCTAAATCACTTCTGAATTTCTTTTGTTCTGCTTTAGAACGTTTTTTAAAGTCATTTAAGAATTTTTCATATTCAGGCAATACTTTATCTAATTCACCGAATTGTTTCAGTTTGCCAGCTTCTATCCAAGCAATCTTAGTACAGAATTCTCGTACTTGTTTCATATTATGACTCACAAAGAAAATGGTTTTACCTTGTTCTTTGTATTCAAAAATTTTATCTAAACATTTTTGAGCGAAAGTTTGGTCACCGACGGATAAAGCCTCGTCAATAACAAGGATATCTGGGTTGGTTGTAATGTTAATTGAGAAACCTAATTTAGCACGCATACCACTAGAATATTTTTTAACAGGTTGGTATATGAATTCTCCTAATTCACTGAATTCAATAACTTCAGGTGTTAATTCTTTGATTTGTTTTCTAGTGAATCCCATACATAACATTTTGAACTCGATATTTTCAATACCTGTTAGTTGTCCATTTAGTCCTGCGCTAATTGCAATCACACTTACATCACCATCACGCTTAATACCACCATCAGTAGGAGATAGAGATCCACCAATCATATTACTTAAGGTAGATTTTCCTGAACCATTGATACCAACTAATCCAATCACATCGCCCTCATATGCTTTCAAGGACAAGTTATCTAAGGCGTAAAATGTTTTATTTTTATGAAAAGGGAGTAAGACATCCTTTAAACGTTCTTTGTTATTACGATAAATACGATACTCTTTAGTTACATTTTCAATGTTAACGGATACATTCATAATTTTACCTTCCTTGTTTACAGATAGTACTATTATATTATACATTATATTAGTTGTTAAATTTATAAACCTATTGTAAAGTAAGTGAGTATAATTTAACGGAATTAATGCTTATACAGTTGTTAAATTTTACTGAATTAAAATTATAAAATCAACTATAACGACAAAATTAAAAAATATATAAAGTGCGATAGCTATTATTTAGGCTTATATCAAC
This window harbors:
- the tarA gene encoding N-acetylglucosaminyldiphosphoundecaprenol N-acetyl-beta-D-mannosaminyltransferase TarA, translated to MTGSNKANKVNVLSVYFDNVTLEEMQDNIKQFFLTLSSRSLFIVTANPEIVDYATENENYRNLINRADYVVPDGTGIVKAARILNTPLKSRVPGIELMEACLKIANVNQQKVFLLGAENDVVKTAQHKLAEKYPNIIFDYHHGFFDLSEEMVLKQVTSFDPDYVFVGMGYPRQEQWIERHLDQFNQTVLMGVGGSIEVFSGAKKRAPMVFRKLNIEWIYRLLIDWKRIGRMKSIPKFLFKVAKVKFKK
- a CDS encoding metal ABC transporter permease, which encodes MEFFQQLLDYKFLSNALIISIVVGIVCGTVGSLIVLRGLSLMGDAMSHAVLPGVALSFLFNIPMFIGALATGMVASIFIGFITKNSKTKSDAAIGISYTAFLALGIILVSLINSTTDLYHILFGNLLAVTQVTFWSTIVVGVLVMLLIIVFYRPLMVSTFDPVFSRMSGLNTTLIHYFVMLLLSLVTVASIQTVGIILVVALLITPASAAFLISKKLHTMMIVASLISTVSAIVGLYFSYVYNIPSGATIVFFAFLIYIVIFALTKLELFKKRGQQT
- the tagH gene encoding teichoic acids export ABC transporter ATP-binding subunit TagH; its protein translation is MNVSVNIENVTKEYRIYRNNKERLKDVLLPFHKNKTFYALDNLSLKAYEGDVIGLVGINGSGKSTLSNMIGGSLSPTDGGIKRDGDVSVIAISAGLNGQLTGIENIEFKMLCMGFTRKQIKELTPEVIEFSELGEFIYQPVKKYSSGMRAKLGFSINITTNPDILVIDEALSVGDQTFAQKCLDKIFEYKEQGKTIFFVSHNMKQVREFCTKIAWIEAGKLKQFGELDKVLPEYEKFLNDFKKRSKAEQKKFRSDLDNSRFVVK
- the mntC gene encoding manganese ABC transporter substrate-binding lipoprotein MntC, translating into MKKLLSLALIFLLFLAACGNDKNDSGSNSNEKLKVVTTNSILYDMVKNAGGKNVEIHSIVPIGQDPHEYEVKPKDIKALTDADIVFYNGLNLETGNGWFDKALSQAGKSAKDDSVVKVSDKVKPLYLNDAEGDESKQDPHAWLSLENGIKYVETIRDTLLKHDKAHNDDIKSHSKDYIAKLEELNKESHEKFNDIPKDRRAMITSEGAFKYFSKQYDITPGYIWEINTEKQGTPEQMKQAIQFVKDHDLKHLLVETSVDKKSMQSLSEETNKDIYGEVFTDSIGQEGSKGDSYYNMMKSNIETVHGSME
- a CDS encoding metal-dependent transcriptional regulator; its protein translation is MLTEEKEDYLKAILTHDGDHSFVSNKTLSQYLNIKPPSVSEMVNRLEKSGYVETKPYKGVKLSETGLTYTLDIIKRHRLLELFLIKILQYNWEEVHQEAEVLEHRVSHLFVDRLDKLLDYPITCPHGGVIPRENQYKELYTTNLLSFETGDIVTIKRVRDRTDLLIYLSSKAILIDEQIEIINRDDTNKVIIVKKGDQVTVLSYDNAAHIYAEK
- a CDS encoding NAD-dependent formate dehydrogenase, encoding MKIVALFPEYIEGQENQLLNTKKAIGLIPFLEEKGHELVILTDNNADLDKHLSDMDVVISAPFYPAYMTKERIEKSPNLKLAITAGVGSDHIDLQAASENNIGVVEVTGSNTVSVAEHAVMDLLILLRNYEEGHRQSVAGEWNLSKVGNHAHELQNKTIGIFGFGRIGQLVAERLAPFNVKIQHYDPINQKDNKDSKFVNFDELVSTSDALTIHAPLTPDTDNLFDYNVLSRMKVGSYLVNTARGKIVNTNDLVELLTAKHIQGYAGDVWYPQPAPADHSWRTMPRNAMTVHYSGMTLEAQERIEEGVKDILNRFFNNEPFQDKDIIVSGGKISSASYKSNKSK
- a CDS encoding DUF2294 domain-containing protein; amino-acid sequence: MNIIEKNNKTQAFANLVRAYRKTYIGKGPETVKVFFKDNWAVVHMTGSLSKVENLYLRNKDLESMLKYGRTEEVKALYKQSPPTEMEELVGAKFVKLFTDLSLEDDEVVSIFVFDQNIE
- a CDS encoding metal ABC transporter ATP-binding protein, with protein sequence MLEVENLNLTLGNKHVLQNVNLSIPINGEIIGIMGPNGAGKSSLIKSLIGEFKSTGKAQLNGSPIQNDLKSITYIPQKAHIDLDFPINVEHVVMSGAYKDIGWFKWVNPETKKRLNQLMDTLELKDLRHRQISELSGGQLQRVLVARALMTDSTLYLLDEPFVGIDFHSEQIIMSQLRILKESGKLLLIVHHDLSKTDEYFDRVILLNRNIRYFGDSSTAMKPEHLNNTFISAPSQHETA
- a CDS encoding M50 family metallopeptidase — protein: MSYLQSFFSSLIQLNLYWVVLIALIYVLIHSYRNKPINQILDIYLNYIPVLTHEFGHILFNKISGGKAKDLVIVSSPSERIETSQQGFAITQSKSRLGQSITTFGGYVMPPLMLFIGFWALDSQYPSLFITAYLIIFIYFLILTSRKLLPIIIVILLFTLLYFLFQSDNQLMMFYIVAITYHFILGVLLGEVIQSSWTIFKLTFSHQSVTWDGSTLKSLTYIPTFIFSIIWIAINLFTIYQLFHVYFTT